In Bacillus sp. FJAT-45037, the following are encoded in one genomic region:
- a CDS encoding extracellular solute-binding protein — protein sequence MNKWLKAFLFSLLAVSIFALAACGADEEESEAPEEETVEEPADQEEVEADEEATAEETGELVVYSSRNENFVDALLEKFTADTGIEVMPLHAGDNATSRIKGEANNTQADIFISNDIGALENLRLEGLLEEANPEGVESIDQQYRADDNSWFALSARTRVLMYNKDLITEEEMPKSIEDLMDPTYEGEFAITRGGNGGMIGHVSALRNEWGDEKTKEWISDVKDNAGAILQGHGDIRRAVGAGEFKFGLVNNYYYHQQLAEPTDNNVGVIYPDQEDDQMGAVVNAAGVGLVKNAPNSHSAHVFLEWILQPENQREFSYASLEVPINPEIEAVEGAATISDYKTHDMPLSQLGEVWEDTRELIEQSGLDLDL from the coding sequence ATGAACAAATGGTTAAAAGCATTCTTATTTAGTCTATTAGCTGTATCTATATTCGCTCTTGCAGCTTGCGGTGCTGATGAGGAAGAGTCAGAAGCTCCGGAAGAAGAGACGGTTGAAGAACCGGCTGATCAAGAAGAAGTAGAAGCTGATGAGGAGGCAACAGCGGAAGAAACAGGAGAATTAGTTGTTTATTCATCTCGAAATGAAAACTTCGTCGATGCACTTTTAGAAAAATTCACTGCGGATACTGGTATTGAAGTGATGCCACTACATGCAGGTGATAATGCTACAAGTCGTATTAAAGGTGAGGCAAACAATACGCAAGCTGATATCTTTATCTCAAATGATATCGGAGCTCTTGAAAACTTACGTTTAGAAGGTTTATTAGAAGAAGCTAACCCAGAGGGTGTTGAATCGATTGACCAACAATATCGCGCCGACGATAATTCTTGGTTCGCTTTATCAGCACGTACTCGTGTTTTAATGTATAATAAAGATCTAATTACCGAAGAAGAAATGCCAAAATCAATTGAAGATTTAATGGATCCGACATACGAAGGTGAATTCGCTATCACTCGTGGTGGTAACGGTGGTATGATCGGACATGTATCAGCGCTTCGTAATGAGTGGGGCGATGAGAAGACTAAAGAGTGGATTAGTGATGTAAAAGATAATGCAGGTGCCATCCTACAAGGACACGGTGATATTCGTCGTGCGGTAGGAGCTGGAGAGTTTAAATTTGGCCTTGTAAACAACTATTACTATCACCAACAACTAGCAGAACCAACAGATAACAACGTAGGCGTTATTTACCCAGATCAAGAAGATGATCAAATGGGTGCGGTTGTTAATGCGGCAGGTGTTGGTCTAGTGAAGAATGCGCCAAATTCTCATAGTGCACATGTTTTCTTAGAGTGGATTCTTCAACCAGAGAATCAAAGAGAATTCTCTTATGCATCACTTGAAGTACCGATTAACCCTGAAATTGAAGCGGTTGAAGGTGCAGCGACAATTTCTGATTATAAAACACATGATATGCCTTTAAGTCAATTAGGTGAAGTGTGGGAAGATACACGTGAATTAATTGAACAATCAGGTCTTGATCTAGATCTGTAA